A stretch of DNA from Candidatus Cloacimonadota bacterium:
AATGAATCAAAAACGATATATTTAAAGGACCACCCAGAACTTGCAAAAACGCTCACACTACCATTATCAGGTGATGCACGAAATGCATATTGTTATGTAAGACCATCAAAAACAGAAGAATTTGAAAATTACATTTTAAATAATTTGAATTATGCTTGCCAATTATATAAAAGTGAAGATCTGATTAAGAAGAACTTCTTTGGACTTTATGAACCAAATAAAAAATTATTTGATAGGATTGGTGATTATACATTAATAATGAAGGAAAATTATATTATTAAAGATTTTGTCCTGGGTGAAGAAGAAAAATCCCTTATCGGATATCACGGTGGAATGAGTAAGGAAGAGATGTTTGTGCCGTTGATTGTTATCAAAACCTGAATACTCAATATTATGAATATTGAATATCGAACAATGAATGATGAATGACGAATTAAGACAAAAAATTCTAAAATTGACAAAATAATTCGTAACTTTCAATTATTAACCCATAATTAAAAAAATTGGAGGATGGTGTGAAAATGAATTTTATATTTAGTAGTTTCTTCTGGGGCTTTATTATTGTTCTGCTTGGTTTAAGTATTTTAATTAAAGCAATATTTCATATTAGAATTCCCTTTTTCTCAATTGTCTTTGCTTTTATTTTTATTTACATTGGATTAAGAATCCTGTTTGGAACTTTTGGAATTAGAACAAGCCATAATACTATTATCTTCAGTGATTCTACTGTTAAGGCAAGAAATTATGACAATCATTATAATGTTGTTTTTGGAAAAGGGATTATAGACCTATCTGACATATCTCTAACAGACCAAAATATTCAAGTGGAAGTAAACACTGTTTTTGGTGAAGGAATAATAGAAATCAATCCCGAAATTCCAACAATAATTAAAATAAATTCAGTTTTTGCGGGTGCAAGATTGCCAGAAGGTAGTGTGGCTGCTTTAGGTTCATCAGAATATAAAACAAAAAGTTTTGATGAAAGTAAAAGCTATCTTAAAATTAAAGCAGATGTTGTTTTTGGCGAATTGAAAATTATTGAACATTCGCAGTAAACTTTGCAAACTCTTATACATAACTTACCAAAATATATGGGGGGGTGTCTCGGCACCTTGGGAGCGACTCTGTCATCTTCTTAATCCAGGGACTCGGATACTCCAAATAACTTAAAAAAAGGAGTTTGAATGTTATCTTTTAAAAATTGCAATGAAGTTCTTGATTTCATCAAAAATAATAATATTGATTTCATATCTTTTTATATTACTGATATTGAAGGCAGATTAAGAAATGTAACTATTCCGAGTAATAATTTTTCAGAACAAATAATGAAATATGGAATAGGTTTTGATGCGTCAAATTTTGGATATGCAAAAGTTGAACAATCTGATATGATATTCGAACCAGACCTTAATTTTGCATTTGAAGATCCGGTAAATGAAGAATCTAAAATTCTTTACTTTTTTTGTAATATATACGATACAAAAACAGGTAAAAGATTAGAACATGATTTACGACATATTGTAAGGAAAGCTTTAAATATATTAAAGAATGATGGAATTGCTGATGAAATGAAAGTTCTTATGGAAATGGAATTCAATGTACTTGATGATCTATACAGCACATTAAATAATAGAGAAGTATCTTATCGTTTGGAAAGCAGTGAAATGGCAAGCCCACCTCAAGGAGAAGAATTCTATAGATTAGCAAAAAATCGTGGATATTTCCGCTCAGAACCAAATGACCATATATTTAAAATAAGAAATGAAATTGTTAATACTTTGCAAAAAATAGGATTAAATGTAAAATATCATCATCACGAAGTAGGCTGTGCTCAAGGCGAGATTGAATTCAAATTTATGCCAATACAATTAGCCACTGATGCGAATGTCTTGATAAAAAATATATGTCATAGAATCGCTAATAAGCACAATAAGATAATCACATTCTTGCCAAAAATTATTCCAGGTGAAGCTGGTAATGGTATGCATTTACATA
This window harbors:
- the glnA gene encoding type I glutamate--ammonia ligase; its protein translation is MLSFKNCNEVLDFIKNNNIDFISFYITDIEGRLRNVTIPSNNFSEQIMKYGIGFDASNFGYAKVEQSDMIFEPDLNFAFEDPVNEESKILYFFCNIYDTKTGKRLEHDLRHIVRKALNILKNDGIADEMKVLMEMEFNVLDDLYSTLNNREVSYRLESSEMASPPQGEEFYRLAKNRGYFRSEPNDHIFKIRNEIVNTLQKIGLNVKYHHHEVGCAQGEIEFKFMPIQLATDANVLIKNICHRIANKHNKIITFLPKIIPGEAGNGMHLHMFLLKDGKNIFNDDNGLYKLSKTALYFIGGILKHAPSLSALTNPTTNSYRRLIAGLEAPSKAVFAEGNRSAAIRIPAYVKNPEERRFEYRPTDATCNPYLAFSAIIMAGIDGVRNKIDPVKEGFGPLETNLYNLSKEQLNKIPSFPESLETALQNLELDNNYLTYGSVFTDLLLQKWIESRRKDINDMRKVPHPWEIARYYDL
- a CDS encoding LiaF-related protein, which codes for MNFIFSSFFWGFIIVLLGLSILIKAIFHIRIPFFSIVFAFIFIYIGLRILFGTFGIRTSHNTIIFSDSTVKARNYDNHYNVVFGKGIIDLSDISLTDQNIQVEVNTVFGEGIIEINPEIPTIIKINSVFAGARLPEGSVAALGSSEYKTKSFDESKSYLKIKADVVFGELKIIEHSQ